The following nucleotide sequence is from Holophagales bacterium.
CTCCGAAGTCTCCGACGCCAGCGACTCCATCGACGGCGGATTCGCCGCCCTGGGTCTCGACCCGCGCCTTCTCACGGCGCTCTCTACGCTCGGATACGAGGAGCCGACCCCTATCCAGCGGCAGGCGATCCCTCCGCTCCTGGCGAAACGCGACCTCCTCGCGCAGGCGGCGACCGGAACGGGGAAGACCGCCGCGTTCGCCCTCCCGATGCTCGACCGGCTGGTGCGCGAAGGGGGCGACAGGAAGGCGGTGTTCGGCCTCGTCCTGGTCCCGACCCGCGAGCTCGCGATGCAGGTGGCCGAGGCGGTCCATCGCTACGGCCGGGGCACCGGCGTCCGAGTCCTCGCCGTCTACGGCGGCTCCTCGATGGGGCTTCAGCTCCGGGAGCTCGCCCGGGGCGTCGACGTCGTCGTCGCGACGCCGGGCCGGGCGCTCGACCACGTGAAGCGGGGGACGCTGAACCTTTCGGGCGTGAAGCTCGTCGTCCTGGACGAGGCCGACGAGATGCTCGACATGGGCTTCTCGGAAGACCTCGAGGCCATCCTCGACGCGACGCCCGCGGGGCACCCGATGGCGCTCTTCTCGGCGACGTTCCCCGCGCGCATCGCCGGGCTGGCGGGGCGGCGTCTCTCCTCTCCCGTCGAGCTGCGCCTCGGAGCAGCCCGCGACGGGGCAGGAGCGAAGGACGACGGGGGCGTCAAGGTGAAGCAGACGGCTTACGTCGTTCCCCGGGCCCACAAGCTGGCGGCGCTCTCGCGCATCCTGGACCTCGAGGACCCCACGTCGGCCATCGTCTTCTGCAGGACCCGGACCGAGGTCGACGAGATCTCCGAGAAGCTGAACGCGCGGGGCCGCCGGGCCGAGGCGCTCCACGGAGGCTTCACGCAGGACCAGCGGGACCGGGTGATGAAGCGCTTCCGCTCGGGCGCGGCGGACCTCCTCATCGCGACCGACGTCGCCGCGCGCGGCCTCGACGTCGAGCAGATCTCGCACGTCTTCAACTACGACGTCCCGAGCGAGGCCGAAGCGTACGTCCACCGTATCGGGCGGACGGCGCGCGCCGGCCGGGCGGGGACGGCGATCACCCTCTTCGAGCCGCGCGAGCAGTGGCTCCTGGCGAACGTCGAACGGCTGACGAAGAAGAAGATCGAGAGGGCGACCGTCCCGACCGTCGCCGACCTCAGGGCCCGGCGGCTCGAGCTGACCCGGGCGTCGCTCAGGGAAACGATCCTCGGCGGGGGGCTCGAGACGTTCCGCGTCGCGGTCGACTCCCTCGCCGACGAGTTCGACATCCTCGACGTCGCGGCTGCGGGCGTGAAGCTCGCGCACGAGGCGGCGGGATCGCCCGGCGAGGAAGAGGAGATCCCGGCGATTCCCGTTCCGCAGGACCGGCCTCGTTTCGTCCCTCGGGCCGAGACGGGCGGGATGACCCGCCCGGTCCGCCGCACTCCGCGGCTGCCCGGCGCGGTGAGCCTCTTCATAGGTGCGGGACGGGACGCCGGCATCCGCCCGGCGGACCTCTTCGGAGCCATCACGAACGAAGCGAAGCTCCCCTCGCGCGCCATCGGCGCCATCGAGATCGCCGACCGGTTCTCGCTCGTCGAGGTGCCGGGAGAATCGGCCGACGCCGTCATCGAGGCTCTCAGGAAGACGACGGTCAGGGGGCGGAAGGTCATGGTGCGGCGCGAACGGCCCGCACCACCGAGGCGTTGACAGGGCGTTGAACGGTCGCAGACTCTCCGCTGCGATGCTGGTTGAACCCCTCTCGAACTCCAGCCGGCCGGTGGCATCCCGTTCGGAAACGGTCCTGGCGGTGGCCCTCGTGGTTGCCGCCCTGGCCTTTGCCTGGGCCCGCTCGGTGCAGACCCCCGCGGTGGATTTCTTCACGAAGTGGAGCGTGGCTCGCGAGATCGCCGCATCCGGAGGAGCGAACGCCTACTCGGCTGAAGAACGGCAACGGATAGGCACGGACCTCGCGCGGGAGTTTCACTCGCCGGCCACGCTCGAACGACACAAGATGGCGACCGCGATCGTCCTGTCGGAGAACCGGGGCGAGATGGAGGTGGCGGCGAGTCCCTTCCTCTACGCTTCCATGGTCGTCTTCGGCCTGAGTGACTACGAGACGAGCTACCTTCTTTTCGCGCTGGTCTCCCTCCTGGCGCTCGTGGCGGCCATCCTTCTCCTCTGCCGTCACCTCCTCGTCCCGTTCCACTGGACGCTCGTCCTGCTCACGATCGTGGCGTCCCAGTTCGAGCCGCTGAGCTCCGATGTCCGCGTCGGCAACATCAACCAGCTTCACCTCGCGGCGGTGGTCGGCGCGAGCCTGCTCGTGTCACCGGGCCGGCGGCACCTGGCGTCCTTTGCAGCGGGAACGTTGCTCGGTTTCGCGGCAGCGCTGAAGCCGAACGTCCTGCTCGTCCCGGTCTTCCTCCTCGTCGGACTCTGGCTCGACGGGCGCCGGGCGAGCGCTGCCGCGTTCCTTGCCGGACTTCTGGCCAGCACGGCCGCCGCCTTTGCGGGCGCCGCGGCGTTCTTCGGCGGCTGGAAGTGCTGGCTCGCCTGGAGGGACGTGCTGCCGACGCTCCTGACGGCGCGCTACGGTGTCGCCCAAGGGAACTTCGGGCTCGCGGCGCTCGTCCACCAGGCTGTCGGAGTCGACGTCTCCGCCGTGATCCTCCTGCTTCTGCTCTTCTTGCTGGCCTCTG
It contains:
- a CDS encoding DEAD/DEAH box helicase yields the protein MSDAPDSPPTSEVSDASDSIDGGFAALGLDPRLLTALSTLGYEEPTPIQRQAIPPLLAKRDLLAQAATGTGKTAAFALPMLDRLVREGGDRKAVFGLVLVPTRELAMQVAEAVHRYGRGTGVRVLAVYGGSSMGLQLRELARGVDVVVATPGRALDHVKRGTLNLSGVKLVVLDEADEMLDMGFSEDLEAILDATPAGHPMALFSATFPARIAGLAGRRLSSPVELRLGAARDGAGAKDDGGVKVKQTAYVVPRAHKLAALSRILDLEDPTSAIVFCRTRTEVDEISEKLNARGRRAEALHGGFTQDQRDRVMKRFRSGAADLLIATDVAARGLDVEQISHVFNYDVPSEAEAYVHRIGRTARAGRAGTAITLFEPREQWLLANVERLTKKKIERATVPTVADLRARRLELTRASLRETILGGGLETFRVAVDSLADEFDILDVAAAGVKLAHEAAGSPGEEEEIPAIPVPQDRPRFVPRAETGGMTRPVRRTPRLPGAVSLFIGAGRDAGIRPADLFGAITNEAKLPSRAIGAIEIADRFSLVEVPGESADAVIEALRKTTVRGRKVMVRRERPAPPRR
- a CDS encoding DUF2029 domain-containing protein, with amino-acid sequence MATAIVLSENRGEMEVAASPFLYASMVVFGLSDYETSYLLFALVSLLALVAAILLLCRHLLVPFHWTLVLLTIVASQFEPLSSDVRVGNINQLHLAAVVGASLLVSPGRRHLASFAAGTLLGFAAALKPNVLLVPVFLLVGLWLDGRRASAAAFLAGLLASTAAAFAGAAAFFGGWKCWLAWRDVLPTLLTARYGVAQGNFGLAALVHQAVGVDVSAVILLLLLFLLASALWRSRRNPAGTPAGSESGRAGLLLAGLGCAFMILSGPYVWIHYFVLALPLGAYVFFRPDFGLPRTAGFVAFGLLLVSTTLVQTVAPEAFVLQALLLDLPVLVIAGLGLRDLARRAQPAPSRPQDPGSRPPGLCYVPRENEAVSGGIREQYTIRDLTP